The Dendropsophus ebraccatus isolate aDenEbr1 chromosome 6, aDenEbr1.pat, whole genome shotgun sequence nucleotide sequence gctatatactattgtgggagagcatagggggggctatatactactggggagagtgcacaggggggctatatactaatgggggagcgcacaggagggctgtatataactggaggagcacatgagggtctatatactacagggacaccttaaaactatggaggcacagaggggtgtaactatgtaggagtacagaggggtgtaactactgtatagaggtacaagggacctaactactgtatgtgttggagcctaaaatatttgtctggcagattctggagagaagattcacagccaggagaagacttcaaggtggcccaggctggatggagagaaaaagaaaaggtgacagacactgatcggagaagacgcctccggtgagtcactggatgtaacttcactctgttataggcttgtactgataggggtcatggtatggcggtattatgtaatggtatcattggtgatatctttctgttttgtttagtgcagtttttatgtaatatgtaatcactgtatggtggaaatagtgttataaggtaactactgtatgtactggggctcttgatacagtgtgggggcaaattcagtacattatacaatgtgcagaaaggtaagggggggcccactcttgagggctgtgcactgggcccaccaatgtattaaaacggccctgactgtaccatgtactggagcccccccgcccccgggcagtatctgtaatgagatgctgtgagcgggggagactgtattcataagcgccgcgctgtactaaatcagccgcgcggtgctgatactacagcgcggcgcttatgaatacagtctcccccgctcacagcatctcattacagatacttcccgggggcgggggggctccagtacatgcattccacgtccgtgatccgtcaggatcacggaacgtgggaatgcagccttagtcccccgctgatgtgcggctgcccggggtgtcccgtcctgtccccggcagcgcgcgcatcagagagctccccgtgcgccggaagtcacaggcacaggcgcacggggagctctgtgatgcgcgcgctgccggggacaggacgggacaccccgggcagccgcacatcagccgggaccagaccagagaggctcgacgggggaacggagggcaggtgagttgtgtgctgttttttgtttttgttttatctgctgtgcagggggggggggagaggggggccatctataaggtaggggggggaagggggccatctataagggaggggggaaagagggggacgatctataagggaggggggaaagagggggacgatctataagggggggggaccatctataagggagggggagagggaagagggggaccatctataggggggggccatctataagggagggggagagggaagagggggaccatctataagggaggggggaaagagggggaccatctataagggggggaccatctataagggaggggcgggagggggaccgtctataaggggggggaagagggggaccatgtataagggggagagggggaccatctataagggagggggaaagagggggaccatctataagggggcatctataagggaggggggagagggggaccatgtataagggggggaggggggccatctataagggaaaggggaccatctataagggagggggagagagggaagagggggaccatctataagggggggaaagagggggaccatctataagggggggggagagggggaccatctataagggggggagagagggaagagggggaccaactataagggggggggaagagggggaccatctataaggggggaagagggggaccatctataagggaggggaaagagggggaccatctataagggaagggggagagggggaccatcgataagggaggggggagagggggaccatctataagggggggagagggggaccatctataagggagaggggaccatctataagggggggaagagggggaccatctataaggggggaagagggggaccatctataaggggggaagagggggaccatctcctaaaagatcagcaccctcctctcctgacatcctctgtgctgctgggacttctcctataggattagcaccctcctctcctgacatcctctgtgctgctgggacctctcctataggattagcaccctcatctcctgacatcctctgtgctgctgggacctctcctataggattagccccctcctctcgtgacatcctctgtgctgctgggacctctcctataaagtcagccccctcctctcctgacatcctctgtgcagcaagggaccaaacattatgtttattggggacagcagtgggggggggggcagtagtggattataatgtgggcggattgacggggggggggggggcgtcattctatagttcgcctcgggcagcagagaggctagaatcacccctgcctgcATCACTTACTTCTCTCCCGCTTCTTGTtccccttcccttccctcccttGCCCCTGTATGCTGTGGATATTGCCACTGTATACGCCAGCTCCCGTGGAAGTCACCCTGAATGGGAGTTTCTGCTGTTGCCCTTACTGATTGCTCATAGAATCAGATACCATTTGCGATGGATCTTAACTCCTGCTCCGCTGAAGCTTACGGGATTACGTGAGCAGTCCAGCGAATATAGACTGCTGGGCTACACATACCCCCCGCACCTGGTACTCATGACCTCGGGGCCTCCCCAATAAGACTCAACACACAGGCATATTTTGTTGAATGGTGGTCGGCCAcagctatttattatttatttattttgtcttaACCGGGCAAATTGCCAACTTCACTGACTCGTAAACGCCTCCAGGCAAACATTTTTCCAACGGGTATGCCGGCCGCCGAACACTGGCGGGCATGGCCACCGGATCCACCAGATACCACACCTCCAGCTGTGACTTAGTAAAATTCTCCTCTACAACAGAAGGAAACATCATCAATACATCGAACCAAAATTGGAACAACACTTGCAATAAGGGCGGGAGGGAGGGCTGCTTGAACTCCTGGCTGCTGGTAAAGAGGGCTGCTCccgtaagcccccgcccccttaTAGGTTTTTGGCCGCATCCTATAGGCCAGCAGCACGTCCCGGAGGCGGTGCCGTGCTGCATCATGTGACCCCCGAGCACCAATAATGAACCGTTCACTGCCCAACTGACGTCACAGAGGCCCCCTTTGATTCTCCATTAACCCCTGCCGCTCCACTAAACGCCCCGCAGTCCCTGCCACCTTTCTTATGCAGCTCGGTGTCCTAAAGACTGCTGGGCTACACATACCCCCCGCACCTGGTACTCATGACCTCGGGGCCTCCCCAATAAGACTCAACACACAGGCATATTTTGTTGGATGGTGGTCAGCCAcagctatttattatttatttattttgtcttaACCGGGCAAATTGCCAACTTCACTGACTCGTAAACGCCTCCAGGCAAACATTTTTCCAACGGGTATGCCGGCCGCCGAACACTGGCGGGCATGGCCACCGGATCCACCAGATACCACACCTCCAAGGAGGGGCTGGGTTATACCTAAACCGAGCCCCGACCCCCACCCAACAAGAACAATGCCTGCTCCACCCCGTCCTGAAGGCCTGACAGGAAAATGTCCATACCAATTTCGTTAAGGTGAACACCGTTTGGCCGCATGAGGCGGCGATTATCTCCCTCCAACTGGCGATGTCGTACTACCACCCCACCTTGGGATCGCACATGCCTGGATGTTCGCGCATTAACCGTGCGCCTGGCCCTCTCCACCGCCTCCGTATCGCGAGCCCCCTGCCAGGTCACTCTGGGAACAATCTCGGACCACACGAGGAGGAGCTCTGGGAAGTATCCCGGGAGGCGGTCCAAATCCGCCCTTATAATGGTAAGGAGATCAGCTAAGCATATAAAACATAAATCGTTACCGCCGGCATGGATCAACAGGACCACCGGACCCGCAGCCAGATGACCAATTTCGATAGCCTCAGAAAGCACCTCCGACCATCTCAGGCCTGGGATCCCCTTCCAGTGCACATCCGCTTGACGAAACCCCAATGAGCGTCCGCCAGGTCTACCCTCTGCCCGCTGGGCCGCCCGATGTATGTAGGAATGTCCTAACAGCCAAACCGCCGCCCGATGAGCCTCTGAAAGAGAAAACATGTTAGTCCAACAGCTCCGGCCGAATGTAAGTCGCATAGCATTCGGACCTCCACCTCCCTATCCTCTGAACCTGGTCATTGGGAAGCCCAGCGCGAGCCGCCTCCGTGGCCGCGCCTATCCTAAATGAGTGGGTGCCATATTCCTTGGGGTCAGCCCCGGCCGCCAGCAGCGCCCTCCTAAGCTGGTACTGAAACTGATATCTGGTGAGTGGGAGACCACTAGCATGCGTCAGAAAGCACTCCGCTGCGGGCCGCGCGCCTAAGAAACTCGTCGCCAACATCACCGGGCAAGCTACCCCGGAGACGGCGGACAAAGGGATCCACGTGCCTCTCCCAAAAACGTCCGTCTTGGAGCGCCGCACTCTAATGCGCACTGCTCCATTCGCCACCAGTACAtcatccttaaagagaacctatcacctaaaaatcactgtccctattattaaaggtcctctctccctaagtctattcctgaagatacagactgcctttgcagtctgtatcttattctttacctaatcctcttcttcggtgtagtaatgccggggcgccgccatcttgatgacgtcacgctggaacgcacgtgcgttccagcgtgacgtcatcaagatggcggcgccccggcattactgcaccggaacaaaggagtaggtaaagtataagatacagactgcaaatgcagtctgtatctttatgaagtctatttatgaagatacagactgcatttgcaggctgtatcttatactttacctaatccacttgttccggtggagcaaggccggtgtcgccatcttgatgacgtcactttgcgttccaccgctggaacgcaagtgacgtattcaagatggcggcggccggccttgctgtacggaacaagaggatgaggtaaagtataagatacagactgcaaaggcagtctgtatcttcattttgtctatttatgaagatacagactgcctttgcagtctgtatcttatactttacccaatccttttgtccgctgccgggcgccgccatcttaatttagtcacttgcgttccagcggtggaacgcacagtgacgtcatcaatatggcggcgcccccggcattgctgccactctgcatgacgggagcttcctgtctcgcgccggctcttttgaaaagagccggcgcgagacaggaaagtaaagtgtgtatatctaaaaaatacagttaaaaaaataattaagtgtatttgcaaatattaataaaatttaaatgtacagctaattagcaaaaaaaaaatttttgaatttcggccatgattggttctctttaagcaggCCCCCACTGCGCGCAGCTGACGGGGCAACCAGCTCCCCTACCCTTAACGCCCCAAAGAAAGCAAAAGAGAAGGTGACCGACATTAACAGGGCTTCGTATGCCCCGGCACAGATGGAAGGCAATGCCGATATCATGGAGGACAACAAGTTAAACGATATCGGGCGCCTGCGTTCTCTGCGGACATGCTCCTTCCTCCACCCACGCAGCGCTTGACTAATGGCAAAATGCTTATTGACATCCCTCCAACCCCTAAGCTTGAAGTGAAAACTGACACCGGACAGCCTGCGCTGCGCCACTATGCTAGACAAGCCCTTCTCCTTTAGCTGCAACAAATAAGAGACAGATACGCCCAACCTGGCCGAATCATCCACAGCGACAGCTAGGTCCCCCGCCACTGCACACCACTCCTCCCACGCCTTACCATGGTTATTCCACGTGGCCTGAGACACCGAGGACTGGATCAATGGCATTAGGCGGATGACACCAGGTCCCATATGAGAGGCGGGCACGCTTGCCCCTGGGGGTCCGCCAAAGGGCACAACTTGCGAAACTCCTGCCAACGGAAACGGGACAAAGAGTCAGCAACCACATTACTCACCCCTGGAACATGTCGAGAACGAAAACATATGTTATTCTGTAGGCAACGCAGCACTATATGACGCAGCAACGCTAGAACTGGAAGGCAAGAAGAAGACAAGTTATTGATGCAGAACACCACACTCAGATTATCCGTCCAGAAACAAACTCTACGATTTCTCATAGCCGGACCCCACAGCTCTATAGCAACCGCAATGGGGAACAGTTCCAACAGGGTCAGGTTGCGGCATAGGCCTGATTCCTGCCACTCCGAGGGCCACGGCTCAGCGCACCATAGTGTGCCAAAAATGGCCCCGAAGCCGCAGGATCCGGACGCGTCGGTATAAAGCTCGAGGTCTTGGTTGGAGACCACATCCGATTGCCAGCACGTGCGACCGTTGTACGCTTCTAGGAAGTGTTGCCAAACCGTGAGGTCAGCCTTTAGAGGCCTGGTGATGCGGATATAATGATGGGGATTATGCACTCCTCTAGTCGCCAGTGACAAGCGCCTGTTAAAAACACGACCCATGGGCATTATACGGCATGCAAATACCAGAAGGCCCAGGAGGGACTGCATCTGGGACAACGTGACCTTTTTGACTGCGGCAAAACCCTTCACCTGATCCAAAAGTTTCGACAGCTTGTCCGCCGGGAGACGGAAAACCATTGAAACAGAATCCAGCTCTATGCCAAGGAAGGAGAGCGTGGTGACCGGGCCCTCTGTCTTGTCCTCAGCTATAGGCACCCCAAATTTGGACATATAGTACCTGAAAGTGTTCAGCAAGAACTGGCAGGTGCTACCAGACCCCGGAGCCACGAACAGGAAATCATCCAGATAATGTATTATAGCGTTACTGCCTGTGACGTACCTGACAACCCACTCCAGGAAAGTACTGAACAACTCAAAGAAAtgacaggagatggagcagcccATCGGCAGGCAAGTATCGTAATAATACATGTCATCCAAGCACATGCCCAGGAGGTGGTAGCACTCCGGGTGGACTGGCAATAGCCGGAAAGCCGACTGAATGTCGGACTTCGCCATCAAAGCCCCTTGGCCGGCAGTCCTGAGCAAGTGAACTGCCCTGTCAAAGGAAACGTAAGATACTGAAGCGTCCTCCTTTGAAATGGCATCATTCACTGAGCAACCCTTAGGGTGGGACAGGTGATGTATAAGCCGAAATTTACCTACCTCCTTCTTCGGTACAATGCCTAGGGGCGATACCCGCAAGTTGGTGAAAGGTGGCGAGGTGAACGGGCCTTCAATTCTGCCCAACGCCACCTCCTGCTCAATTTTTTGCCTTAATACCCTGATGTGCTCCTGAGCGGATTTCAAATTGCCAGAAAAAACAGGATAATTGCTACGAACAAACGGTATGAAGAAACCATAGGTAAAACCCTCCCTCAGCTGTTCCGCAGCCTCTCTATTGGGGTAAAGACTTAGCCACGGTGCCATCTCGGAAGCGCTCACCGGTGTCCTTCCCCTCAGCGGACAGCCCCGTCCGCGCAGTAGACCTGGTAAGTCTAGTGCATTTTGCGGCGGGGTGCTGACCGCCGCAGGAAGAACACTCGTGCCGGAACTTACATAGACCGTAGAACCGGCAGTGACCCTCATTGAACAGCCAACATGTCCCTGGACGGCGTACGGCCACCCCTCCCGGAAGGGACGAGGGAGTGGGGGCCCCATGCTGAAAGGGAGACGTCTTCTGAGCCATCATTAACCGCAACCACACGTCCGTAGCCTTAACCCCCCATCCCATCTCAGGCTGCAAAGCGAGGCGGCGACGAAACTCCTCGTCGTACCTCCACCAGGCACTGCCCCCGTGAGATTTGTAAGCATTGTATACCATGTCTTGATAAATAAAAAGCTCCGAACAGCGCTGAGGGTGTCGCTCACCCATCACGCAGCCCAAAACTGCAAACGCCTGAAGCCAGTTATTTATGGTCTTGGCTATCCTAGGACGCCTCTCCACCGGCCTGTCCCCCACTGATCGCCTTTCCTTATCGACTGTGTGCTGGTCCACCGTAACTAAGGACCATATGTCTATGTACTGGTTATCCCAGATCTTCTGCTTAGTGTCCGCATCAACATGCGTGCCAAGTGGACTTAAACCACAAAACAGGGCGTCCTTATGTATGCTGGCCTTTGGTGGCTCTGCCCTCTGACTACTAGAAGGAGCAGGAGCTGATTCCAGCTTAGCCAAAAGCGCCTTAATGGCCGGGAgtatctctcccccctccccccccgaacACCAGGCTTTTGAAAAATCAAACTCACCGACTCCTGAAGCAGCCGCCGGAGTCACGGACCGGACTTCGACGATGGGACACGGATTCGTCATCGGGGGCTCCGCCCCCACGGGTGCAGGAGAAGCTGGAACAGAAGCTGGGACCAAAGAAACACCTTCCGCGCTGGTCCTACCGACCCCGCGATGCGACTCTCTGCCCGAAGTGCTAGGCTCCCGCCTATGTCTGCGACTGCGCCGCTCCCTGTCCGAACCAGAGCTTCGGGTAGACGAGGCAGAAGATGAAGGGGAACGCCATCGGGAGGATTGGGAGAGCCTACCCCGGCTCCTCCTACGTGACTCCCT carries:
- the LOC138794526 gene encoding uncharacterized protein isoform X2, yielding MASSGVSQVVPFGGPPGASVPASHMGPGVIRLMPLIQSSVSQATWNNHEAHRAAVWLLGHSYIHRAAQRAEGRPGGRSLGFRQADVHWKGIPGLRWSEVLSEAIEIGHLAAGPVVLLIHAGEENFTKSQLEVWYLVDPVAMPASVRRPAYPLEKCLPGGVYESVKLAICPVKTK
- the LOC138794526 gene encoding uncharacterized protein isoform X1, producing MASSGPACQPASVAQQTPVREASMASLTASRGRRRARSSSSSSTRGSSRRSRRRSAGSSRYHSRHRYRESRRRSRGRLSQSSRWRSPSSSASSTRSSGSDRERRSRRHRREPSTSGRESHRGVGRTSAEGVSLVPASVPASPAPVGAEPPMTNPCPIVEVRSVTPAAASGVGVSQVVPFGGPPGASVPASHMGPGVIRLMPLIQSSVSQATWNNHEAHRAAVWLLGHSYIHRAAQRAEGRPGGRSLGFRQADVHWKGIPGLRWSEVLSEAIEIGHLAAGPVVLLIHAGEENFTKSQLEVWYLVDPVAMPASVRRPAYPLEKCLPGGVYESVKLAICPVKTK